A region from the Desulfomarina profundi genome encodes:
- a CDS encoding DUF3450 domain-containing protein: MPMLPLLIICLVLILPYSGQASETEQKIIAPVKQSIAVLQKDQKKREQWQKEKEKLAEQLQVLREQQKQLKEQKKDLIKTNSLYKERIAVKRKQITDINQINEQIVPFLQEILAKTRKMIENDNLPFLMAERINRLERLEKSLKNPEETISGKYRKMMETLLVEAEYGFTVETGQEFIDLNGQRLLVNCFRLGRLNLFYLTLDEQDCGFFNVAKQCWQSLPADHLNQIRTAVAIAAKRQPAELLNLPVGRIVSK, translated from the coding sequence ATGCCCATGCTCCCTTTGCTGATTATCTGCCTTGTCCTGATCCTGCCGTATTCAGGACAGGCTAGTGAAACCGAACAGAAAATTATAGCTCCTGTCAAACAGTCCATTGCCGTTCTGCAAAAAGACCAGAAAAAACGGGAACAATGGCAGAAAGAAAAAGAGAAACTGGCTGAACAACTTCAGGTTCTGCGGGAACAGCAGAAGCAATTGAAAGAACAGAAAAAAGATCTGATAAAAACGAACAGTCTTTACAAAGAACGGATCGCTGTAAAGAGAAAACAAATTACTGATATCAATCAAATCAATGAACAGATAGTACCTTTTCTGCAGGAGATCCTTGCAAAAACCAGGAAAATGATTGAAAACGACAACCTGCCCTTTCTCATGGCAGAAAGAATCAACCGTCTTGAACGACTCGAAAAATCACTGAAAAACCCGGAAGAAACCATCAGTGGGAAGTACAGAAAAATGATGGAAACCCTCCTTGTTGAAGCTGAATATGGTTTCACCGTAGAAACCGGGCAGGAATTTATCGATCTTAACGGACAGCGCCTTCTGGTCAACTGTTTTCGCCTGGGTCGTCTCAACCTCTTTTACCTGACACTGGATGAACAGGACTGCGGTTTTTTCAATGTGGCAAAACAGTGCTGGCAATCACTGCCGGCCGATCATCTCAACCAAATCAGAACTGCCGTTGCTATAGCCGCAAAACGGCAACCAGCGGAACTCCTTAACCTGCCGGTAGGGAGGATAGTGAGCAAATGA
- a CDS encoding energy transducer TonB produces the protein MKRFNRKMPLQSNTTTWILSVLSALFLNMFFFLGIPNLVHDKGSPHTIESMVSGVQFLRLKPHEQPPPPQKKKKKEPEKKPKKKKAVPRHNRAVVQNLTLPFQLNPRLPAGPSSLELPPLKSSSSLNPGDIPKVFQVGQLDSSLTPLVRIPPMYPMRARRRGIEGWVKVKFIVNNRGNVTNIVILKAQPERIFNEAVRRCLRQWRFRPGTVGGIVVDAEITTTIRFKLE, from the coding sequence ATGAAAAGGTTCAACAGGAAAATGCCCCTACAGAGCAATACAACCACCTGGATTCTCTCGGTCCTGTCGGCTCTGTTCCTGAACATGTTCTTCTTCCTTGGTATCCCGAACCTTGTGCACGACAAGGGTTCCCCGCACACCATAGAATCGATGGTTTCCGGAGTACAGTTTCTTCGCCTTAAACCCCATGAGCAACCGCCACCACCACAAAAAAAGAAAAAAAAAGAACCTGAAAAAAAGCCGAAGAAAAAAAAAGCGGTGCCACGTCACAACAGGGCAGTGGTTCAAAATCTGACCCTGCCATTCCAGTTGAATCCGAGACTGCCCGCGGGACCTTCCAGCCTTGAACTGCCACCCCTGAAATCCTCATCCTCTTTGAATCCCGGTGATATCCCGAAAGTCTTCCAGGTGGGACAACTGGACAGCAGCCTTACCCCCCTGGTCCGCATTCCACCAATGTATCCCATGCGGGCACGACGCCGGGGAATCGAAGGCTGGGTGAAAGTCAAGTTTATTGTCAACAACAGGGGAAATGTCACAAATATTGTTATTCTGAAGGCACAGCCTGAACGGATTTTCAATGAAGCAGTCAGACGATGCCTGCGCCAGTGGCGTTTTCGCCCTGGTACTGTCGGCGGAATAGTGGTCGATGCGGAAATTACAACAACGATACGTTTTAAACTGGAATAG
- a CDS encoding MotA/TolQ/ExbB proton channel family protein has translation MDDIRAMATTLFAVIEASGEVTWHQGAIVNREGRKSEADILLLGPFTALYKLGEEIGFLNYTAKSDTYYALSHLPKQQMRKTIKHYMAGEGDTVTMDISRGAALRQLTHELSLLDQIPKGGPIIWPILIIFAIGILIIFERLFFLFRIRCNGNDLVKRIEDSAIADTWKNAITFIKKMRKKPMARVLEAGLLSHQEARENLENSLQEAILKEIPPMERFLSTLGMLAAIAPLLGLLGTVTGMIETFHIITLYGTGDPRLMSGGISEALVTTMLGLSVAIPLMLAQTLLNRSVDRHIGELEEKAVTLVNIIQKYRNTQ, from the coding sequence ATGGATGATATCCGCGCCATGGCAACGACTCTTTTTGCCGTCATTGAGGCCAGTGGCGAAGTCACTTGGCATCAGGGGGCGATAGTCAACCGGGAAGGCAGGAAATCAGAAGCTGACATCCTCCTGCTTGGCCCTTTTACCGCTCTATACAAACTGGGGGAAGAAATCGGTTTTCTCAACTACACAGCGAAGAGTGATACATACTACGCCCTTTCCCATCTTCCTAAACAACAGATGCGGAAAACCATCAAACACTACATGGCCGGAGAAGGCGATACAGTGACAATGGATATTTCCAGAGGAGCCGCCCTGCGTCAACTCACCCACGAACTCAGCCTGCTGGATCAGATTCCGAAAGGCGGCCCCATCATCTGGCCCATTCTCATAATCTTCGCCATCGGTATTCTCATTATATTCGAACGACTCTTTTTTCTTTTTCGCATCCGCTGTAACGGTAACGATCTCGTCAAAAGAATAGAGGATTCAGCAATCGCAGATACCTGGAAAAACGCCATTACATTCATTAAAAAGATGCGAAAAAAACCAATGGCAAGGGTTCTTGAAGCCGGTCTTCTCTCCCACCAGGAAGCAAGAGAAAATCTGGAAAACAGTCTCCAGGAGGCAATTCTCAAGGAAATTCCCCCTATGGAGCGTTTTCTTTCCACTCTTGGTATGCTTGCGGCCATTGCACCGCTCCTCGGTCTCCTCGGTACAGTCACCGGTATGATCGAGACTTTTCACATCATCACCCTCTACGGGACAGGTGATCCACGGCTTATGTCCGGTGGCATCTCGGAAGCCCTGGTGACCACCATGCTCGGCCTTTCCGTCGCTATCCCGCTGATGCTGGCCCAGACCCTGCTGAACCGCTCTGTGGACCGTCACATCGGGGAACTGGAAGAAAAAGCGGTCACCCTGGTGAATATCATCCAGAAATACAGGAACACACAATGA
- a CDS encoding ExbD/TolR family protein codes for MLNISAARRAARTTPELNIAPLIDMVFILLIFFLVNTSFVKETGIKVNRPAATTATSLDKAMILVAIDENNRIFMDNREIDFRAVRANVERALAENPEGGVVVIADKKSSSGMAIRVMDSCRTAGAENVSLAAAVPKGR; via the coding sequence ATGCTGAATATCTCAGCGGCCCGGCGTGCCGCCAGAACAACACCGGAACTGAACATCGCCCCACTGATCGACATGGTCTTTATTCTTCTCATCTTTTTTCTCGTCAACACCAGTTTTGTCAAGGAAACGGGGATCAAGGTCAACCGTCCTGCAGCAACTACCGCCACATCCCTGGATAAGGCAATGATCCTGGTGGCAATTGACGAAAACAACCGCATCTTCATGGACAATCGGGAGATTGATTTCCGCGCGGTTCGCGCCAACGTGGAAAGGGCACTTGCCGAAAATCCAGAAGGTGGAGTGGTTGTCATAGCAGACAAAAAAAGCAGCAGCGGTATGGCAATCCGGGTAATGGACAGCTGTCGGACGGCGGGAGCCGAAAACGTCTCACTTGCAGCCGCTGTACCGAAGGGCAGGTAA
- a CDS encoding MotA/TolQ/ExbB proton channel family protein: protein MKELLLLQYSQLIEYIDAGGMIIVPLIVVSLLMWLLIINRTLFFRRLHRKNMPTAVALEHIRENRFPDPGPYRGAVALLVSRFLEKRSNNKALDRLILDETVLVINRSLDDYLATIGALAAIAPLLGLLGTVTGMIATFDILSFFGTGNAKGMAGGISEALITTQTGLLVAIPGLYMKGFLERRSANLKQRIARVGYYLRRQL from the coding sequence ATGAAAGAACTGCTCCTGCTTCAATACAGTCAACTGATCGAATATATTGATGCCGGTGGTATGATCATCGTGCCGTTGATCGTAGTCAGCCTGCTCATGTGGCTGCTGATCATCAACCGGACACTTTTTTTCAGACGCCTCCACCGAAAGAATATGCCCACCGCCGTCGCCCTGGAACATATCAGGGAAAACCGCTTTCCCGATCCCGGGCCGTACCGGGGTGCTGTTGCTCTCCTTGTTTCACGTTTTCTGGAAAAACGCAGCAACAACAAAGCCCTTGACCGTCTTATCCTTGATGAAACCGTCCTCGTCATTAATCGCTCTCTTGACGACTACCTGGCCACTATAGGGGCACTGGCAGCCATCGCTCCTCTCCTGGGGTTGCTGGGGACCGTTACGGGTATGATCGCCACCTTTGACATCCTCTCGTTTTTCGGAACCGGTAACGCCAAAGGGATGGCCGGTGGAATCTCCGAAGCCCTGATCACCACCCAGACCGGGCTGCTGGTTGCCATCCCCGGACTCTACATGAAAGGATTTCTCGAACGACGTTCAGCCAACCTGAAACAACGTATTGCCCGGGTCGGCTATTACCTGAGGAGACAACTCTGA
- a CDS encoding DUF2284 domain-containing protein: protein MQEQEKTHNTLITFALQSGATKAAILPAGSVRVENRLASFCHSPKCPYWGQSASCPPHVSGPSGFREMLKTCSIVLVIRLEIDSSSLHGEERPFVMRLLHETVAKTEQKAAELGFSGARGFAGGSCKPSFCGDKENCRAIEKGSCRFPEQTRPSLSGYGVNVGNLMKDAGWSTDLFNHEDDQKGRLAWVAGLILLPES, encoded by the coding sequence ATGCAAGAACAAGAGAAAACACATAATACACTCATCACCTTTGCCCTGCAGTCAGGGGCAACAAAAGCGGCAATTCTCCCTGCCGGAAGTGTCAGGGTGGAAAACAGGCTGGCATCTTTCTGCCATAGCCCCAAATGTCCATACTGGGGTCAATCCGCCAGTTGTCCTCCCCATGTCTCAGGCCCCTCCGGGTTCAGAGAAATGCTGAAAACCTGCTCCATTGTCCTGGTTATCCGCCTCGAAATCGACTCATCTTCTCTCCATGGAGAAGAAAGGCCCTTTGTCATGCGCCTTCTCCACGAGACAGTGGCGAAAACTGAACAAAAGGCAGCAGAACTTGGTTTTTCAGGGGCACGCGGGTTTGCTGGAGGATCCTGCAAACCAAGTTTCTGTGGAGACAAAGAAAACTGCCGGGCAATTGAAAAAGGCAGTTGCCGGTTCCCGGAACAGACCCGTCCTTCATTATCAGGCTACGGTGTAAACGTTGGAAACCTGATGAAAGACGCGGGCTGGTCTACCGATCTCTTCAATCATGAAGACGATCAGAAAGGCCGCCTCGCCTGGGTCGCCGGCCTGATCCTGCTGCCTGAAAGCTGA
- a CDS encoding tetratricopeptide repeat protein yields MKKVFCHLFLSLTILLFFLFPAASAKAQDHLPIAVRLVLSRLAPLLENREYKKGVDLLRTFLQRCTPGNEKSPDLDTVCSHPEIIFSLGNCYLLQEQYDKAIAAYRQTVRRAPNHPSAWLNLARALYEKQNYPEAASCFMRGYDTGSPKDPQLLYYASACHLMAGKNEKALKILERLFRTYPGSIKPEWKEYMVHALLATSQPLRALPYIKELADGYRGEKQIRWQEILLYHYLRLDMEEKSLALARRLAIQSPSVSNWWKALTHIHLNRGEYRDGLTALTIYSFLTSLDDDEKKLYADLNLQLGIPIRALPIYEQFLTRKMDKQLLRQVVTIYSRQGKIKKALEHLNAVSLGKKDIPLLRLKGELLYAQKKFNQAEKIFKKIVELDKNHAGPALLMAGYAAWQAGDIENAIGHFKRASVFKKQKKQALIVLAQLIQTIPAHP; encoded by the coding sequence ATGAAAAAAGTCTTCTGCCATCTTTTTCTCAGCCTGACCATACTCCTCTTTTTTCTTTTCCCGGCGGCTTCGGCAAAGGCACAAGACCACCTGCCCATAGCCGTGCGGCTCGTGCTCTCACGCCTGGCACCACTCCTGGAAAACCGGGAGTATAAAAAAGGCGTAGACCTGCTGCGTACCTTCCTGCAGAGATGCACTCCCGGCAACGAGAAATCACCCGACCTCGATACGGTCTGTTCTCACCCTGAAATAATCTTTTCACTGGGTAACTGTTACCTCCTCCAGGAACAGTACGATAAAGCGATTGCTGCCTATCGTCAAACCGTCAGGCGGGCTCCGAACCATCCCTCGGCATGGCTCAATCTGGCACGGGCATTGTATGAAAAACAAAATTATCCTGAAGCGGCTTCCTGTTTCATGAGGGGGTATGACACAGGATCACCCAAGGATCCGCAGCTCCTTTATTATGCCTCAGCCTGCCACCTCATGGCCGGGAAAAACGAGAAGGCCCTCAAGATTCTTGAACGTCTTTTCCGGACATATCCAGGGTCAATAAAACCTGAATGGAAAGAATACATGGTTCACGCCCTGCTGGCAACCAGCCAGCCCCTTCGTGCTCTTCCCTATATAAAAGAACTGGCAGACGGCTACAGGGGGGAAAAACAGATCCGCTGGCAGGAGATCCTGCTCTACCATTACCTCCGGCTCGACATGGAAGAAAAGTCCCTGGCACTGGCCCGCAGGCTGGCGATCCAGTCACCCTCCGTCAGTAACTGGTGGAAGGCCCTCACCCATATTCATCTCAACAGGGGCGAATACAGGGACGGCCTCACGGCACTGACAATTTACAGCTTTCTTACCTCTCTGGACGATGATGAAAAAAAACTGTATGCGGACCTGAACCTGCAGCTGGGCATTCCCATAAGGGCCCTGCCCATCTATGAACAATTCCTCACACGAAAAATGGACAAACAACTGCTGCGACAGGTAGTTACCATCTACAGCCGTCAGGGTAAAATCAAAAAAGCTCTGGAACATCTCAATGCAGTCTCCCTGGGAAAGAAAGATATTCCCCTTCTTCGTCTCAAGGGTGAATTGCTGTATGCACAGAAAAAATTCAACCAGGCTGAAAAAATATTCAAAAAAATTGTGGAACTGGACAAAAACCATGCAGGCCCCGCCCTGCTGATGGCAGGATATGCCGCCTGGCAGGCAGGAGACATTGAAAATGCCATAGGCCATTTCAAAAGAGCCTCAGTATTTAAAAAACAGAAAAAACAGGCGCTAATTGTCCTGGCCCAACTCATACAGACAATACCGGCACACCCATAA